The window AAGGACCGGGATGTTGCCAGAATTGAGCGGCAAATGCGTTATATCATTGAGGCCGATGAGCCCATGGTTCGCAAAAAAATCAGTAAAGAGGACGCTGAGCGGTTGTTCACCGAATCCGGTCAGACCGAGAAGATCAGTCTGCTCCGCTACCTGCCTCAGGATGAAGTGGCCATTTACTCCTGCGGCGGCTACTATGACTTTTGTTACGGGCCTTTAGTGCCCAGCAGCGGATTTCTGAAGAATTTCAGACTGCGGTTCTATCTACCCGGATTTATTCTGGAATTACCCAAAAAGGAAAATCCCATGGAAATTCCACCCTATATCGAGCAAGGAAAGTTGGCCAATGTTCACTACGAAGCCAAGAAGTGGGCTAACATTATTAAGGTAAATAACGTGGTAACGTTGAACGACATGGTTACCAAGGGAGATGTGGGCAACTTAATCCGGGTATGTGAAGCCTATCACGAGAAGCAAATTGCCCGGATTGCCGATCAAATTACCGAAAATATTGACCGCATCCGCATTGTTTTAATTGCAGGGCCGTCCTCCTCCGGGAAAACCACCTTTGCCCAGCGGTTATCCACTCAACTGCAGGTCAATGGCATCCGGCCGGTGGCCATTTCCCTGGACGATTATTTTGTGGACCGGGAGCTTACGCCCAGGGATGAGCAGGGCAACTACGATTTTGAAAGCATTAAGGCCATTGATAGTGCTTTATTTAACGATCATTTAATTAAATTAATCCAGGGTGAGGAAATTAAGCTCCCTTACTTTAATTTTAAAACCGGCAAGCGGGAATATCACGGAGAGAAATTAAGGCTGGCTCCTTCGGATATGGTGATTGTAGAAGGAATTCACGGGTTAAACGATGTCTTAACCAGCTCCATTCCCAAGGGCAGAAAATTTAAAATCTATGTCAGTGCCTTAACCCAGATTAATATTGATAATCAAAACCGAATTCCCACTACGGATTTAAGAAAAATCCGGCGCATTGTACGAGATCATCGTTGCCGGGGACGTTCCGCGGCTGAAACCATTAGTATGTGGCCGTCGGTTCGCCGAGGTGAGGAGAAAAATATTTTTCCCTTCCAGGAAAGCGCCGACGTGATGTTTAACTCCGCTTTGGCCTATGAACTGGCCGTTTTAAAAGGGTCCGCCGAACCGCTGCTGCAGGGAATCACACCGGATTCTGCCGAATATGCCGAAGCCAGAAGACTATTGAGCTTTTTAAACTTTTTCTCACCCATGGCTGTGGATGAAATTCCGTTAAATTCCATTGTACGGGAATTTATCGGGGGCAGTTGCTTCGTGGGGACCGTGAGATAAAGAAGAAAAGAAACACCCTCAAGCTCTGCTTGAGGGTGTTGAATTATTTAGCGCAGCAGCTTTTTGCCCAGCCAGTTCTGGCGAACCCGGACCGCTTTGTGGGGGCAGAGTTCCTGGCAGCAGAAGCAGCGAATGCATTGATTAAGGTTTAACCGGGGCTGGCCGTCGGCCATGGTAATGGCCCCGGCGGGGCAGCAGCGCTGGCATTCGCCGCAGCCCAGGCATAGCTCGGGGCTGAAAATGGGTTTTGGCTGCAGCCGGCCGATAACCCTTTTTAGGGGGCCGGGAATATCAAAATCGATTTGCCTATGGCCCGGCAATTGAAAAGGTGAAGTAAGGGTTGGCAGAGGGTCTCCCGCCAGTTCCAACTGTTCAGGAGGTGGACAGAGGCCCTGTTCCATGGCTAACCGGATTAACGGAAGGGATTCCGGATGAATGCCGATGAAACCCGAACCTACATAATCCAGGGCATAGGGATTGGGGGAGGCCAGTAAAAGTCCCGCCTTTCTGGGAGTTCCCGCCGTTGGCCCGTCTCCTTCCATGCCCACGATGGCATCCATAATGACCAAGGTTGGTTTTAGCAGGGTGTTGATATCGATTAAAAGCTGGGTGAAGTCTTCCAAGCGCTGCAGGTTGAAGTGATATTCCGCCTTTTTCAAGCCGGGTATGGCCCCATACATTAACTTTACGGCCCCGGTGTACCGGGTCATGCAGTGGGTTTTTAATTTTGGCAGGCCGATAATAACATCCGCTTCGGCCAGTACTTTGAGAACGGTCAGTTGCTTAATGACCCTGCCCCGGGGATGGGCCAGCACCAGTTCGGTGGTGTCAAGGCAAAGGTCGCAGCCGGTGCGGGCGGCCACTTCCGACATGCCCGTAGTCCGGTAAACGGCGTTAAGCAATCCCTTGCTGGAAGGCCCGCCGGGAGAGTCCACAATAAATGGTTTTCCGCCGGCCCTTTGCACCATACGCACCACGGCTTCCACCAGTAAAGGGTGGGTGGTGGCGGCTTCCTCAGGCTTTTTTTTGGCGATTAAATTGGGTTTTACGGCCACCCGCTGGCCCGGTTGGATCCATTTTTCCACAGGGCCCAAGGAGATCAGTAATCCTTCTAAAGCCCGGTCAATGGCTGGTAGTGCATAGCTGTCACAATGGGCAACAGCGACCCGGTTGTTTTCAGTCAAGAATGCAATCTCCCTTCTCGGGTTATGGTGTACAAATAAAGAGCTGGCAGCGGCAGAGAGCCGCAGTTATTCTAAACCTTCCTTTTATTATGACCCGCCGTTTCCGGCGATAGAAATGGATTCTCCCAAAGTCGGATATTTCCTGGTTTTTTAAATGGAAATAGTTTCTCTTAAAGGAAATAAGTATTAAAAGGCGAAACAATATGGAAGAATAACAATGGGGTGTTTCTGTTTTGACGTATAAAGCTTTGTACCGTACATGGCGTCCCCAAACCTTTCATGAACTGGTGGGCCAGCAGCACATAACCCGGACCTTGCAAAATGCCCTGGTCAACGGGAAGGTTGCTCATGCTTATTTATTTTGCGGCCCCAGGGGAACCGGGAAAACCACCACGGCCAAAGTGCTGGCCAAGGCCTTAAACTGCCTGAACAATGACCTGGGAGAACCCTGCAATGAGTGTGACAATTGTCGGGCCGTTAATGAAGGCACGTCGGTGGATGTGATTGAAATCGATGCTGCCTCCAATCGTGGCATCGATGAAATTCGGGATTTGCGGGAGAAAGTTAAATTTGCTCCGGCCACCGGTCGCAGAAAAGTATATATCATTGATGAGGTTCATATGCTCACGGACCAGGCTTTTAATGCTTTATTAAAAACCCTGGAAGAACCTCCGGCCCATGTGGTTTTTGTACTGGCCACCACCGAAGCCCATAAGGTTCCGGTAACCATTCTTTCCCGCTGCCAGCGTTTTGATTTTCGCCGCATTAAAACCCAGGAGATGCTGGGAAGGCTAAAAGAAGTGGCTGCCGGCGCCGGTATTGAAGTGGAAGAAGAGGCTCTTCGGCTGATTGCCGAGGCGGCGGAAGGAGGCTTGCGGGATGCCCTGAGTATTTTGGATCAGGGGGCGGCCTTTGCGGAAGAAAAGGTTTCCGCCGCAGACATTCACAGCATCCTGGGAACGGTGCAGCAGGAAGTACTGGCCCGCATGGTGCGGCATTTGGCTGAGGGAAAGGCGTCTTTGGCCCTTGAACTGCTGGCTGAAATAAATGATCGGGGAAAGGATTTGCGGCTTTTTGCCAGGGAACTGACTTCCCATCTGCGGGGATTGCTGCTGGAAGGTTTGGATCAAAAGAGTCCGGCCGGCTCTCTGCAGGAGCAGACCTTGTTTCACTTGCTGCAGGTGCTGGTCCAGGCGGAACAGGAAATGAAGTGGAGTTCCCAGCCGGTTCTGGTGTTGGAGCTGGCTTTGGTTAAAGCAGCCCGGCCGGAGGTAAGCACCTCTGTAGAGGCTTTGGCCCGGCGGGTGGCCCAGTTGGAACACCGGCTGGAAAGTGGAGCGGTGGAAATTGCCTCCCTGCCGCGGAAGGACTTGGACCAAGAAACCCAGGCCCCTGGGCCAAGAAAAGAGAGCCCTATAGCCAAGGTAGGGACTGCCGGCCCGCCGGAGAAAGAAAAGACGGTTGAACTGCCGGTAAAAGAAAGTCCCGCAGCCCCGGTAAAGGATACGGGCATCGAGATCATACGCCAGGCTTGGCCCGCCCTGTTAAAGGGCATACGGGATGGTGGGAAAATGAGGCTGTGGAGCGTCTTAAATAAAAATGAACCTCAAATAGAGGCCAAAGGCAACACCTTAACCCTTTATTTTGAAGAATTTATTGATTATGCAACAGCAGATAAACCTGAGTCCAGAAAATATCTGGAATGGCTACTCTCCAAACATTTTGGGACTCCCTGGGAGGTACGCTGTGTGCAGGGAAAAAAGCAGGTGCCCCGGCCGACCTCTAATCCTAAGGACGATCCCATTTACCTGGAGGCGGTCCGGCTTTTTGGGGAAGACCTGGTAACCCTTGAGAATGACCCGGAATCAACGGGTTGAGCATATATAAGGAGGATTTAGTGATATGATGGGTGGAAATATGAACAAAATGATGAAGCAGGTTCAAAAGATGCAGCAGGATATGGCTAAAATGCAGGAAGAGTTGAGTTCCCGCACCGTTGAAAGCACCGCCGGGGGCGGTGCGGTGAAAGTGGTGGCCAATGGTAAACAGGAGATCGTTAGCATTGCCATTAAGCCGGAAGCGGTGGACCCCGAGGACGTTGAAATGCTGCAGGACTTAATTTTGGCCGCAGTGAATGAATCCCTGCGCAAGTCCCAGGAGATGGTCTCCAAGGAAATGAGCAAACTTACCGGCGGACTGAATATACCGGGGCTGTTCTAAAAGGCTTCGGGGTATGGTTTTTTGGTTCCGTTGTTAGACTTATAGGCATGTCTTTGGGGTCCTGTTGTTAGACTCATGGGCATTTCTTTTTGAGTCTTGTTGCCGGCCTTGTACTTCGGGATCCTTTACAGGACCCTTTAAGAACACTTATAAGGCTAGCGACAGGACCCAAAGGAAGCACCTCACAGGCCGGACCCTAAAGGACTGCTTGAAAGACTCCACCAAAGGAAGGATAACCATGCTTTACTACTCCGGTCCGGTGGCCAGGCTGGTAAATGAGTTTGCCAAACTTCCAGGCATTGGTCCTAAAACAGCCCAAAGGCTGGCTTTTCATGTATTGAATTCTTCTCCGGAAATGGCTCAAAGTTTGGCTAAAACCCTGGTGGAAGTGCGCCAGTCCATCAAGCGCTGTTCCCATTGCTGCAACCTTACGGATGAAGATCCCTGTCATGTCTGCCGGGATACCAGCCGAAATCGCAAGTTGCTCTGCGTGGTGGAAGAGCCCAGGGATGTCATTGCCATGGAGAAGGCCCGGGGTTATCGAGGTTTATATCATGTGCTCCACGGCGCCATTTCACCCATGGAAGGTGTCGGACCTGAGGATGTCACGGTGAAGGAATTATTAGGACGCCTGCAGGAAGGAGAGGTGGAAGAGGTCATTCTGGCCGCCAACTCCGATGTGGAGGGAGAAACCACCGCCCTTTATCTGGCCCGATTGATCAAACCCCTGGGAATTAAAGTAACCCGCATTGCTCATGGGATTCCCGTTGGCTCCGATCTGGAGTATGCCGACGCCATGACCTTGAACAAGGCACTGGAAGGCCGTGGAGAATTCGGTTCCTAAAATTTTCCAAATAAATAGTCATAAAGTTTGTCCAACCCCGCTATATATGTAGTGGGGTTTTTCTTTGGGGCGGTTAGCCTAACGGGCATTTCTTTAGGGTCTAGTTATTAGACTTAATGGTACTGCTATGAGGTCCTGTATCAATAAGCTGCAGGACCCGAGAAGAAGACTTTTAAGGCTAGCAACTGGACTGTTAAGGAATACCAATAAAGCCAACGGCCGACCTGAAAAAACCACCCTTTAGCAAACGGGGGTGTTTATATGGAAACAAAGACCATCATCTTAAGCCTGCTGGGGCTGTTGGGCCTGTACCTGTTTGGGACAATCTTTGCCCGGCCCCTGGTTTTAATTGGTAGAGTGGGAATATCCCTGCTGGTGGGCGGCCTTTTACTGGCGCTGGTCAATGTAGCCTGCGGTGGTTTGGGCCTGCATATTGCCATTAATCCGGTTACTTTGTTAACGGCAGGTATATTGCAGATTCCGGGGGTTGTATTGTTGGTACTGGCAAACTATATGGTGCTTTAAAACCTCTAAAGCATTAAATTTGACCTTTTACTTTCCCTAGAGGCAGTTGGCCGAAAAACAAATCTGAACGCAATGATTTAATGTTGTAAATAATTTTTCCGCGAAATGTCGAAAAAAGGACTTGAACGGTTAGTTGGCCTGTTAAATAGGGTTAACTAATTGTTGACTTAATAAATTTTAGAGATTATACTAGTAAGAAGAGCTCGGGATATGGCGTAATGTCCCGGTTCTTGCTTTTTATAGAGCTTTTAGGAATTTTCTGAAATGGACAAACTAATACCGCAGAAACAGGGGGGATGACCATTTCGAAGAGAATTGTTGAGGCCTATGTGGGTGAATATGCCAGTGGAAAAAGTGAAGTGGCTGTAAACCGTGCTCTGGAATTGGCCAGCTTAGGTCGCAAGGTGAACTTGGTAGACCTGGACATTGTGGAACCCTGTTATACCCTGCGTCCCATTAAAAAACAGCTTGAGGATGCCGGGATGAGCGTCATCGCCTGGGAAACAAGGGAAACCATGGGCTTAGGAGAAGCCGGCAATACCATTAAACCGGAATCCCGGTGGGCATTATACCGGGAGGGGGATGTGATTCTAGATATTGGGTATGGTATTGAAGGAGCAAAAACCCTGAACCTTTTGGAAGGGGTGGAAGAAACCCCGGAATTAAAGATTATCGCTGTAATCAATGCCAAAAGACCCATGACATCAACCGTCCAAGAAATTCTTGATTACATAAAAGAACTGGAACCTATTCACGCGCTCATAAACAATACGCACCTGGGGGATGAGACAACGCCGGAAGTTGTTCAAGAGGGTGCGCGGATGGTAAGCGAGGTTTCTAATATTCTGGGAATCCCTGTGGTAGCCACCACCGCAGACCAAGAAGTAGCCCGGCAACTGGGAGCACAGGATTGTATGGGATATCCCGTACGACCCCTGGTTCGTTACATGCCGCATACGTTTTGGTAGGACAACCAGACCATTATAAATGTAGGCTTCAAAGTTGCTCCAAAGGAATCTATTAACTTAGGAGGTGTGGTTTTTCTCATGTCCGAAAAACCGATTACCGGAGAAAAGCGGGCGTTCATGACGGGTAACGAGGTAGTTGCCTGGGCAGCCCTGGCAGCCAATGCCGAGATTATGTATGGCTATCCCATTACTCCTCAAAACGAAATCATGCACTACTGGACCCGCCAAGCTCCCAAATTTGACCGCAAATTCCTGCAAACCGAAGATGAACTGTCTGCGGGTTTTACCACCGTTGGCGGAGTGCTGGCCGGTCTTAGGGCCTTTACTGCCACCGCGGGCCCTGGTAACACACTGATGCAGGAACCCATGTCCATGGCTGAAGCCATGAGACTCCCCAGCGTGGTGGTTGTCCAACAGCGTGGCGGCCCGTCCACAGCGACCGTTATTTACTCCCAACAGGAAGTAACCCTCACTACATACGGTGGTAATGGTGAAGGGATGCGGGTGGTTTACTCCCCTAGTAATCACCAGGAATTGTTTGATTACACCATTAAGGCCTTTAACACTGCCTGGAAGTATCGTTTCCCTACCTTTGTACTGGGCGACGGCTACCAGGCTAAAATGCGTGAATCCGTAACCCTTTACGATCCCGCCGAAAGAGGCATTGAAATGGTTCCCACCGAAAAATACGTGGGCAAACCCGGAACTCCCGGTGTAGACCGCGAACCCGGGCATTACCGCAATACCTATAACGTTGAAGAAGAACTTTATGAAGTACTCCAACAGCATTTTGCTGATTATGAAAAAATGACTCCGGAAGTTGTGGAATACGCAGAGGAATTCACCGAGGATGCGGACCTGATCGTGATTGGCCACGGTGTTGTTTTCCGTGGTGTGCGTGATGCCGTTAAAGAACTAAGAGCAGAGGGGCTGAAAGTCGGCTATTTCCGGCCCATCACCCTTCGTCCCTTCCCTGCGGAGCAGCTTAAGGCTTTAGCCACCGGCAACAGAAAACTGTTAATTGCTGAATCCGCCCAGGGCCAGTTGGCCAAACTGGTGAAGGATGCCATTTACGGTGCCACCGCCGAAATCGTGCCCTATTTCAAGCCCGGCGTGGGGATTACCACCGAACAAATTGTGGCCAAAGTTAAAGAGGTGCTCTAAGAATTTTTTGCAAATAAGGAGGGAGGTTTCAACATGTCTGTGAACCCACAACCCGCTATGCCCAAAAGCTGGCGTGTAGAAAGTAAACCTCATAAATTCTGTCCCGGTTGCGGTCATGGTCAGGTGCTCAAGTGCCTGGGCGAGGCCATTGATGAACTGGGTATTCAGGATAGAGTTGTATTTGGCTGTGACATCGGCTGTTCTTTGCTGTCCTGGGATTTCTTCAACTGTGACAGCGTGCAGACCCACCATGGGCGGACCACCCCGGTAATGACCGGTATTAAACGGGCCAACCCCGATCTCATCTGCATTGCCTATATGGGTGACGGCGGCGGCTACGCTATCGGTGTCGGCGGTATCGTAAACGCTGCCGCCCGTAACGAAAAAGTTACCGTTCTTCTGGCCAACAATACGGTGTATGCTATGACCGGCGGCCAGATGTCCCCTTGCACCATGCCCGGCCAAAAGGTAGAGACCGCTCCCTACGGTCGCGATGCACAGGCAACCGGTATGCCCACCCAAGGACCGGAAATGATCTCGGCCATCACCGGTGACGGCGCCTATGTGGCCCGGGGCAGCGTTGCCAATTTACGGCAGTTAAAAAGCTATATTAAAAAGGCTTTGGAAAATCAGATGCAGGGGAACGGTTTTTCCTTTGTGGAAGCCTTGGCCTCCTGCCCCACCAACTGGCGGACCAATGCCCAAAAGACCTGGGCCTTTGTAGAGAAGGAAATGACCCAGTACTTTAAGGTTGGAGAAAAGAAAAACCCCTTTGAGGCAAAGAAGGAGGCTCAGCAGAATGGCTAAAGCTACAAAAATCTGCTTGGCCGGTGAAGGTGGCCAGGGTGTTCAATCCGTAGCGGAAATTATTGCCGCGGCTGCCAACGCGGAAGGACGCGAGGCGCTGTACATTCCTAACTTTGGTGTTGAACAGCGGGGCGGTGTATCCATCGCTTACCTGCAAATTGGCGACCAGCCCATTGGAGCTCCCAAATTTGATAAAGCCGACATTTTGATTGCCCTCAGTGACCGCGCTGTCCGTCGCTGCAAGCAATATGTGGGCCCTGAAACCGTATATGTTTATGATACCAGCATTGAAGGTGTGGAAGAGGACCTGCCCAAGGAAGGCGAAGCCAAGAGGGTATTGGCCATTCCCGCTCTGGAGATTGCTAAGAACGAACTGCACCCCCGGGTATTTAACGTGATCATCATGGGTGCCGTAGTGGCCGCCACCAATGTGGTTCCGGCTGAAGCCGCCAAAAAGGCCATTGAAAAGAAACTTGGCTATAAATTTGAGCAAGATCCCAAGCTGCGCGAACTGAACTTTAAGGCCATTGACCGCGGCATGGAACTCATGAACAAGTAATTAGGGGGGAAAATCATGGAATTCAAAGGCCGTACCCTAGAGCTAACCAAGGGTGATTGGACGCTGTTCCCCGGTCTGTGCAAAGGCTGTGGACTGTGCATTCAAAAATGCCCCAAGAAGTGTATTGCCTGGTCCAAAGTGCTGGGTGTATATGGAACCCCCTCGGTAGAGGCCAACGACGAGTGCATCGCCTGTGGTATCTGCCAGATGGTTTGCCCAGATACAGCCATCCTGGTTAATAAAAAGAAAGTAGCCA is drawn from Desulforamulus ruminis DSM 2154 and contains these coding sequences:
- a CDS encoding 4Fe-4S dicluster domain-containing protein, encoding MEFKGRTLELTKGDWTLFPGLCKGCGLCIQKCPKKCIAWSKVLGVYGTPSVEANDECIACGICQMVCPDTAILVNKKKVAKEA
- a CDS encoding 2-oxoacid:acceptor oxidoreductase family protein translates to MAKATKICLAGEGGQGVQSVAEIIAAAANAEGREALYIPNFGVEQRGGVSIAYLQIGDQPIGAPKFDKADILIALSDRAVRRCKQYVGPETVYVYDTSIEGVEEDLPKEGEAKRVLAIPALEIAKNELHPRVFNVIIMGAVVAATNVVPAEAAKKAIEKKLGYKFEQDPKLRELNFKAIDRGMELMNK
- a CDS encoding YbaB/EbfC family nucleoid-associated protein, whose translation is MMGGNMNKMMKQVQKMQQDMAKMQEELSSRTVESTAGGGAVKVVANGKQEIVSIAIKPEAVDPEDVEMLQDLILAAVNESLRKSQEMVSKEMSKLTGGLNIPGLF
- a CDS encoding thiamine pyrophosphate-dependent enzyme, which gives rise to MSVNPQPAMPKSWRVESKPHKFCPGCGHGQVLKCLGEAIDELGIQDRVVFGCDIGCSLLSWDFFNCDSVQTHHGRTTPVMTGIKRANPDLICIAYMGDGGGYAIGVGGIVNAAARNEKVTVLLANNTVYAMTGGQMSPCTMPGQKVETAPYGRDAQATGMPTQGPEMISAITGDGAYVARGSVANLRQLKSYIKKALENQMQGNGFSFVEALASCPTNWRTNAQKTWAFVEKEMTQYFKVGEKKNPFEAKKEAQQNG
- a CDS encoding pro-sigmaK processing inhibitor BofA family protein; this encodes METKTIILSLLGLLGLYLFGTIFARPLVLIGRVGISLLVGGLLLALVNVACGGLGLHIAINPVTLLTAGILQIPGVVLLVLANYMVL
- the recR gene encoding recombination mediator RecR, with the translated sequence MLYYSGPVARLVNEFAKLPGIGPKTAQRLAFHVLNSSPEMAQSLAKTLVEVRQSIKRCSHCCNLTDEDPCHVCRDTSRNRKLLCVVEEPRDVIAMEKARGYRGLYHVLHGAISPMEGVGPEDVTVKELLGRLQEGEVEEVILAANSDVEGETTALYLARLIKPLGIKVTRIAHGIPVGSDLEYADAMTLNKALEGRGEFGS
- a CDS encoding pyruvate flavodoxin/ferredoxin oxidoreductase; the encoded protein is MSEKPITGEKRAFMTGNEVVAWAALAANAEIMYGYPITPQNEIMHYWTRQAPKFDRKFLQTEDELSAGFTTVGGVLAGLRAFTATAGPGNTLMQEPMSMAEAMRLPSVVVVQQRGGPSTATVIYSQQEVTLTTYGGNGEGMRVVYSPSNHQELFDYTIKAFNTAWKYRFPTFVLGDGYQAKMRESVTLYDPAERGIEMVPTEKYVGKPGTPGVDREPGHYRNTYNVEEELYEVLQQHFADYEKMTPEVVEYAEEFTEDADLIVIGHGVVFRGVRDAVKELRAEGLKVGYFRPITLRPFPAEQLKALATGNRKLLIAESAQGQLAKLVKDAIYGATAEIVPYFKPGVGITTEQIVAKVKEVL
- a CDS encoding DUF362 domain-containing protein, which encodes MTENNRVAVAHCDSYALPAIDRALEGLLISLGPVEKWIQPGQRVAVKPNLIAKKKPEEAATTHPLLVEAVVRMVQRAGGKPFIVDSPGGPSSKGLLNAVYRTTGMSEVAARTGCDLCLDTTELVLAHPRGRVIKQLTVLKVLAEADVIIGLPKLKTHCMTRYTGAVKLMYGAIPGLKKAEYHFNLQRLEDFTQLLIDINTLLKPTLVIMDAIVGMEGDGPTAGTPRKAGLLLASPNPYALDYVGSGFIGIHPESLPLIRLAMEQGLCPPPEQLELAGDPLPTLTSPFQLPGHRQIDFDIPGPLKRVIGRLQPKPIFSPELCLGCGECQRCCPAGAITMADGQPRLNLNQCIRCFCCQELCPHKAVRVRQNWLGKKLLR
- the dnaX gene encoding DNA polymerase III subunit gamma/tau, translated to MTYKALYRTWRPQTFHELVGQQHITRTLQNALVNGKVAHAYLFCGPRGTGKTTTAKVLAKALNCLNNDLGEPCNECDNCRAVNEGTSVDVIEIDAASNRGIDEIRDLREKVKFAPATGRRKVYIIDEVHMLTDQAFNALLKTLEEPPAHVVFVLATTEAHKVPVTILSRCQRFDFRRIKTQEMLGRLKEVAAGAGIEVEEEALRLIAEAAEGGLRDALSILDQGAAFAEEKVSAADIHSILGTVQQEVLARMVRHLAEGKASLALELLAEINDRGKDLRLFARELTSHLRGLLLEGLDQKSPAGSLQEQTLFHLLQVLVQAEQEMKWSSQPVLVLELALVKAARPEVSTSVEALARRVAQLEHRLESGAVEIASLPRKDLDQETQAPGPRKESPIAKVGTAGPPEKEKTVELPVKESPAAPVKDTGIEIIRQAWPALLKGIRDGGKMRLWSVLNKNEPQIEAKGNTLTLYFEEFIDYATADKPESRKYLEWLLSKHFGTPWEVRCVQGKKQVPRPTSNPKDDPIYLEAVRLFGEDLVTLENDPESTG
- a CDS encoding nucleoside kinase → MENLIKVCVEREETYEIDQGTPVQELLKKNGGARKYPVVAAMINHRLKDLRTPLDRDCQVEYIDLSSEDGIRIYHRSVIMVLMRAVSEALPGGTAIIQHTLGNGVYGDVSYSRPIKDRDVARIERQMRYIIEADEPMVRKKISKEDAERLFTESGQTEKISLLRYLPQDEVAIYSCGGYYDFCYGPLVPSSGFLKNFRLRFYLPGFILELPKKENPMEIPPYIEQGKLANVHYEAKKWANIIKVNNVVTLNDMVTKGDVGNLIRVCEAYHEKQIARIADQITENIDRIRIVLIAGPSSSGKTTFAQRLSTQLQVNGIRPVAISLDDYFVDRELTPRDEQGNYDFESIKAIDSALFNDHLIKLIQGEEIKLPYFNFKTGKREYHGEKLRLAPSDMVIVEGIHGLNDVLTSSIPKGRKFKIYVSALTQINIDNQNRIPTTDLRKIRRIVRDHRCRGRSAAETISMWPSVRRGEEKNIFPFQESADVMFNSALAYELAVLKGSAEPLLQGITPDSAEYAEARRLLSFLNFFSPMAVDEIPLNSIVREFIGGSCFVGTVR